One segment of bacterium DNA contains the following:
- the lptD gene encoding LPS assembly protein LptD → MLFILFILGEIQPQLKDTAGTVYYSGDTLHYEWNEGVILLTGQAELKTTDVRAKADTIKYESNKNIVTATGNPILWVGDQEIAGKIMQYDLNSGEGIIKDGATQIQKGWFNGKIIRKVGTRTLNIDYGKFTTCSLNPPHYYFWGRQLKVYVDDMVFTKPLVLCVKGIPLFVAPFWWFPIKKGRQSGFLYPKVGRSDADGRYIKDVAYYWVINEWSDATFTLNYLEKRGQRVLLEGRWITIPQGAGDFIVSYIAEQQKNRRWSLDLTHSQEIGSRFYLRANGNFISDAQYKVDYEEERLVQLDKIMTSYLSLTKSWDLGGINFLAQERKDLTKENVQTILPRLTYSLNPKRIFGCYFSYSGGITNSRSYASSSDEGYKQQSDNVFSISLPFKLFRYISVAPATTHTYTFKRPEPMQKPHHKQHSVSISTNIYGRSIFKPEFRHIMTPTIAYSIIDKQRSCSFSVSNDFQLLIGEKKIPLAKANLESNWNFDKNRINPINISVYSTPISLLDLQAYGIYKPYDEIQKLKFDRLTINSRLQRKNFSISVSYNWANERDESLWGNLNINLTKNWKFSLSRRYALQNVGARFIAPKEGKIIDESFSLYRDLHCWDMVFNFDRYGERWRYDFKLRLKAIPEIKIGKELFGIFL, encoded by the coding sequence ATGTTATTTATTCTATTCATTCTTGGTGAGATTCAACCACAACTTAAAGACACAGCTGGAACAGTATATTACTCTGGTGATACACTTCACTATGAATGGAATGAAGGAGTAATCTTGCTTACCGGACAGGCTGAACTTAAGACTACTGATGTTAGAGCTAAAGCAGATACAATAAAATATGAATCAAATAAGAATATTGTTACTGCTACAGGTAACCCTATCCTATGGGTTGGTGACCAAGAAATAGCAGGTAAGATAATGCAATACGACTTAAATAGTGGTGAAGGTATTATCAAGGATGGCGCTACACAGATTCAAAAGGGCTGGTTTAATGGCAAAATTATACGAAAAGTTGGCACACGCACTCTTAACATAGACTATGGTAAATTTACTACCTGTAGCCTGAATCCACCCCATTATTATTTTTGGGGTAGACAGCTAAAAGTATATGTTGATGATATGGTATTCACGAAGCCACTCGTTTTATGTGTTAAAGGGATACCACTTTTTGTTGCCCCATTTTGGTGGTTTCCAATAAAAAAGGGGAGACAGTCTGGCTTCCTTTACCCAAAGGTTGGACGCTCTGATGCTGATGGTAGGTATATAAAAGATGTTGCTTATTACTGGGTAATAAATGAGTGGTCAGATGCTACATTTACACTTAACTATCTTGAAAAGAGGGGTCAAAGAGTTTTACTTGAAGGGAGGTGGATTACGATACCTCAGGGAGCAGGGGATTTTATCGTTTCATACATAGCTGAGCAGCAAAAAAATAGAAGATGGTCACTTGATTTAACACACTCACAAGAGATAGGGAGCCGTTTTTATCTCAGGGCAAATGGTAACTTCATCAGTGACGCCCAGTATAAAGTAGACTATGAAGAGGAGCGACTTGTTCAACTTGATAAAATTATGACTTCATATCTTTCACTCACTAAATCATGGGACTTGGGAGGGATAAACTTTTTAGCACAAGAACGTAAAGATTTAACAAAAGAAAATGTGCAAACAATACTGCCTAGACTTACTTATTCACTTAATCCAAAGAGAATATTTGGGTGTTATTTCTCATACTCTGGTGGGATTACAAATTCAAGAAGCTATGCCTCAAGTAGTGACGAAGGATACAAACAGCAATCAGATAATGTATTTTCAATTTCTTTGCCTTTCAAGTTATTTAGATATATATCTGTAGCTCCTGCAACTACTCATACTTACACATTTAAAAGACCAGAACCAATGCAAAAACCACATCACAAGCAGCATAGTGTATCTATTTCAACAAACATTTATGGTAGGTCTATTTTTAAGCCAGAATTCAGGCATATTATGACTCCTACAATAGCTTATTCCATTATTGATAAACAGCGCTCTTGTTCATTCTCTGTATCCAATGACTTCCAATTATTGATTGGTGAGAAGAAAATACCACTCGCAAAAGCAAACCTGGAAAGCAACTGGAACTTTGATAAGAATAGGATTAACCCTATTAATATTTCAGTCTATTCAACCCCTATTTCATTATTAGATTTACAAGCTTATGGAATTTATAAACCTTATGATGAGATTCAAAAGCTCAAATTTGATAGACTTACAATAAATTCACGACTACAGAGGAAGAATTTTTCTATATCTGTAAGCTACAACTGGGCAAATGAACGAGATGAGAGTTTGTGGGGAAATCTTAACATTAACCTAACTAAAAACTGGAAATTTAGCCTATCAAGGAGATACGCCTTACAAAATGTAGGGGCACGATTTATCGCGCCCAAAGAAGGTAAAATAATAGACGAAAGCTTCTCTCTATACCGCGATTTACATTGCTGGGATATGGTATTCAATTTCGACAGATACGGCGAACGGTGGAGGTATGATTTTAAGCTCAGACTCAAAGCAATACCAGAAATAAAGATAGGAAAAGAACTATTTGGAATATTCTTATAG